A DNA window from Sediminitomix flava contains the following coding sequences:
- a CDS encoding caspase family protein, whose product MKQISILFFALVFGALKLSAQEVNLKQFISVKGEMATSLAYSPDGKMLASAIFDNKIVVTDTKLGEKLFEYKLKGTPLSVKFSPDGKYLVSAGKDARITVYNLENSTIEYVLKSHKHDVTSIDIDPKSEFIVSASKDKSVKVWKLGETTPLTSFTDAIGQVNSVAFHPVGSSIIAGDSKGILYKWDIERNFLKAKFKAHNGWIRKVAFSPNGQHILSGGDDKLINVYSSHDHDLVNAYRIHKNWVQTFAISKDSRYLLSGSHDGYLVLMEIETGCIVFKSEKQKDYILAVDFAPNANQFASAVLFSPKVNVWDVLDMNLDQQSIEIAERLKNRLIKAPSVSFTQKDSTTATEMFSLEYEVASEMWIDKIFIKKNGKILYKESWNDIKNDISEEENSFVFTGKKSLLLSEGENLYQVIATNAVGETELASPKINYVKPVLVEETVIATVEEISLTEEVATSKNQLEVVNVGPAFTFEYDSTMPTNPYRFALVIGNENYHAYQTGLEAESDVPFAHNDAQSFYDFALAHLGVPQENMIFLKDARYIEMMKAVKKLVGVSEMLEGKAEIFFYYAGHGFPDEKTKEPYLIPVDGSATDLEFSAIKLDYLYEQLTVHNTKRATAFIDACFSGGARETGLLASRGFKVTPKEQDITKNLIVFTASSGDQSSLPYKEKRHGLFTYFLMDKFQETKGEISYKELSDYLTETVGVKSFMINNKKQVPQTNISPEIEGEWESWTFK is encoded by the coding sequence ATGAAACAAATAAGTATATTATTTTTTGCACTAGTCTTCGGAGCATTAAAATTGAGTGCTCAAGAAGTGAATCTGAAGCAATTTATTTCTGTGAAAGGTGAAATGGCTACAAGTTTAGCTTATAGTCCTGATGGAAAAATGCTTGCTTCAGCAATTTTTGATAATAAAATCGTTGTAACAGACACTAAGTTAGGTGAGAAACTTTTTGAATATAAGTTGAAAGGTACACCGCTATCAGTGAAATTTTCCCCTGATGGGAAATACTTAGTTTCTGCAGGGAAAGATGCTCGTATTACGGTATATAATTTAGAAAACTCAACAATTGAGTATGTTTTAAAAAGTCATAAACATGATGTGACATCAATTGATATAGATCCTAAAAGTGAATTCATTGTAAGTGCTTCTAAAGACAAGTCTGTAAAAGTTTGGAAATTGGGAGAAACTACTCCATTGACTTCCTTTACAGATGCAATTGGACAAGTAAACTCTGTAGCATTTCATCCTGTGGGTTCTTCCATTATTGCGGGAGACTCAAAAGGAATATTATATAAATGGGATATTGAAAGAAACTTCCTTAAAGCTAAGTTTAAGGCTCACAATGGTTGGATTAGAAAAGTTGCTTTTAGTCCTAATGGACAACATATTCTCAGTGGAGGTGACGATAAACTGATTAATGTTTATAGCTCACATGATCATGATTTGGTAAATGCTTACCGTATTCATAAAAACTGGGTACAAACTTTTGCAATCAGCAAAGACAGTCGTTATCTGTTAAGTGGCTCACATGATGGCTATTTAGTTTTAATGGAAATCGAAACAGGGTGTATTGTTTTCAAATCCGAAAAACAGAAAGATTATATTTTAGCCGTTGATTTTGCTCCAAATGCCAATCAATTTGCTAGTGCTGTACTATTCTCTCCTAAAGTAAATGTTTGGGATGTTTTAGATATGAATCTAGATCAGCAAAGTATAGAGATTGCAGAAAGATTAAAAAATCGCTTAATCAAAGCTCCTTCAGTTTCATTTACCCAAAAAGACTCAACTACAGCGACTGAGATGTTCTCCTTAGAGTATGAAGTGGCATCAGAAATGTGGATCGATAAAATCTTCATCAAGAAAAATGGAAAAATTCTTTATAAAGAGAGCTGGAATGATATTAAAAACGATATTTCTGAAGAAGAAAACTCTTTTGTTTTTACAGGGAAAAAGAGTCTATTATTGAGCGAAGGTGAGAATTTATATCAGGTTATAGCAACTAATGCAGTTGGAGAAACAGAGCTAGCAAGTCCTAAAATTAATTACGTAAAACCTGTTTTGGTAGAGGAAACGGTGATTGCAACAGTTGAAGAAATTTCACTAACTGAAGAAGTTGCTACAAGTAAGAATCAATTAGAAGTAGTGAATGTAGGGCCTGCATTTACATTTGAGTATGATTCTACAATGCCAACAAATCCATACCGTTTTGCACTGGTGATCGGGAATGAAAACTATCATGCTTATCAAACAGGATTAGAGGCTGAGTCAGATGTGCCATTTGCTCATAATGATGCTCAAAGCTTTTATGATTTTGCATTAGCTCATTTGGGTGTTCCTCAAGAAAACATGATCTTCTTAAAAGATGCTCGTTACATCGAAATGATGAAAGCTGTCAAGAAATTGGTTGGAGTGTCGGAAATGTTGGAGGGAAAAGCTGAAATCTTTTTCTATTATGCAGGTCATGGTTTCCCTGATGAAAAAACGAAAGAACCATATTTAATTCCAGTAGATGGTTCTGCAACAGATTTAGAGTTTTCGGCTATAAAACTTGATTATTTATATGAACAATTGACTGTTCACAATACAAAGAGAGCAACGGCGTTCATTGATGCATGTTTTAGTGGAGGTGCTCGTGAGACAGGACTTTTAGCCTCAAGAGGATTTAAAGTAACGCCAAAGGAACAGGATATAACAAAGAATTTGATTGTATTTACAGCAAGTAGCGGTGATCAGTCAAGTTTGCCATATAAAGAAAAAAGACATGGACTTTTCACTTATTTCTTGATGGATAAATTTCAAGAGACAAAAGGTGAGATTTCTTATAAAGAACTGTCGGATTACTTGACGGAGACTGTAGGTGTGAAGTCATTTATGATTAACAACAAAAAGCAGGTTCCTCAGACTAATATTAGT